Proteins from a single region of Hordeum vulgare subsp. vulgare chromosome 6H, MorexV3_pseudomolecules_assembly, whole genome shotgun sequence:
- the LOC123405521 gene encoding ervatamin-C-like translates to MERALAIMLLVTIVLAATTSGVIAMDIKHKDLASEDSLQELYERWYEHYSVTRDLDDKARRFKVFKENARMIHKFNQGDTPYKLSLNLFADMTDEEVHRAYGHCSNIKSDGRKHRRRHGPFRRDALVSRKGLPASVDWRRGPSAVTSVKLQGTYCGSCWAFAATAAVEGINFIRTRNLTSLSAQQLVDCDKGNGGCNGGFAKLGFKYIMQSGGIETEAKYPYVGHENGHCSVPKPNRNPVVTIDGYKQVVPNEVVALEQAVATQPVVVGVDSNSTALLRYGRGVFVGPCGTNLDHEMTVVGYGTSHEYKNPVRYWIVKNSWGTDWGENGYIRIARRLKGQPKGGICGILIDASYPVKFSRKGTMIS, encoded by the coding sequence ATGGAAAGAGCACTTGCGATTATGCTACTTGTGACCATTGTGCTGGCTGCCACTACATCGGGGGTGATCGCCATGGACATCAAGCACAAGGACCTGGCGTCGGAGGATTCCTTGCAGGAGCTATATGAGCGCTGGTATGAGCACTACAGTGTGACACGCGACCTCGACGACAAGGCCCGGCGCTTCAAGGTCTTCAAGGAGAATGCACGCATGATCCACAAGTTCAACCAAGGTGACACACCCTACAAACTGAGCCTCAACCTCTTCGCCGACATGACCGATGAAGAGGTCCATCGTGCTTATGGCCACTGCTCCAACATCAAGTCTGATGGCCGGAAGCACCGGCGGCGACACGGCCCGTTCAGGCGCGACGCCCTCGTCAGCCGCAAGGGCCTCCCGGCATCCGTGGATTGGCGCAGAGGCCCGTCAGCGGTGACAAGCGTGAAGTTGCAAGGAACATACTGCGGTTCCTGTTGGGCGTTCGCGGCAACGGCAGCGGTGGAGGGCATCAACTTCATCAGGACCAGGAACCTAACATCGTTGTCCGCGCAACAACTCGTGGACTGCGACAAAGGGAACGGAGGGTGTAATGGTGGATTCGCGAAGTTAGGCTTCAAGTACATAATGCAATCGGGCGGCATCGAAACAGAGGCTAAGTACCCCTATGTTGGCCATGAGAACGGGCACTGCTCGGTGCCCAAGCCAAATCGGAACCCGGTCGTCACCATCGATGGCTACAAGCAGGTGGTGCCGAATGAGGTGGTGGCGCTGGAacaggcggtggcaacccaacCTGTGGTGGTGGGAGTTGATTCGAACTCGACAGCCCTCCTACGCTATGGGAGAGGCGTCTTCGTGGGGCCATGTGGGACAAACCTCGACCATGAAATGACAGTGGTGGGCTATGGCACCTCACACGAGTATAAGAACCCCGTAAGATATTGGATTGTGAAAAACTCATGGGGGACAGACTGGGGTGAAAACGGCTACATCCGTATAGCACGCAGGCTAAAAGGTCAGCCCAAGGGAGGCATCTGTGGCATCCTCATAGACGCATCTTACCCAGTAAAATTTAGTAGGAAAGGTACAATGATATCGTGA
- the LOC123401670 gene encoding histone H2B.3-like, protein MAPKAEKKPVATEKSPAAKKPAAGKTASKEGGEKKGKKKSKKSVETYKIYIFKVLKQVHPDIGISSKAMSIMNSFINDIFEKLAGESAKLARYNKKPTITSREIQTSVRLVLPGELAKHAVSEGTKAVTKFTSA, encoded by the coding sequence ATGGCACCCAAGGCGGAGAAGAAGCCGGTGGCGACCGAGAAGTCCCCGGCGGCGAAGAAGCCGGCTGCCGGCAAGACGGCGTCCAAGGAGGGCGgcgagaagaagggcaagaagaagtccaagaaaaGCGTTGAGACGTACAAGATCTACATCTTCAAGGTTCTGAAGCAGGTGCACCCCGACATCGGCATCTCCTCCAAGGCCATGTccatcatgaactccttcatcaacgacatctttgaGAAGCTCGCCGGCGAGTCCGCCAAGCTCGCGCGATACAACAAGAAGCCCACCATCACCTCCCGGGAGATCCAGACCTCCGTTCGCCTTGTCCTCCCCGGCGAGCTAGCCAAGCATGCTGTGTCCGAGGGCACCAAGGCTGTCACCAAGTTCACCTCAGCCTAG